The Pseudomonas orientalis genome contains a region encoding:
- the purT gene encoding formate-dependent phosphoribosylglycinamide formyltransferase codes for MTRIGTPLSPTATRVLLCGCGELGKEVVIELQRLGVEVIAVDRYANAPAMQVAHRSHVINMLDGAALRAVIEAEKPHFIVPEIEAIATATLVELEAEGFTVIPTARATSLTMNREGIRRLAAEELDLPTSPYHFADTFEDYSKAVQDLGFPCVVKPVMSSSGKGQSLLRSADDVQKAWDYAQEGGRAGKGRVIIEGFIDFDYEITLLTVRHVGGTTFCAPVGHRQEKGDYQESWQPQAMSPVALAESERVAKAVTEALGGRGLFGVELFIKGDQVWFSEVSPRPHDTGLVTLISQDLSQFALHARAILGLPIPLIRQFGPSASAVILVEGQSTQTAFANLGAALSEPDTALRLFGKPEVNGQRRMGVALARDESIEAARAKATRASQAVVVEL; via the coding sequence GATCGAACTGCAGCGCCTGGGCGTTGAAGTGATTGCCGTGGATCGTTATGCCAACGCGCCGGCCATGCAGGTGGCGCATCGCAGCCATGTGATCAACATGCTCGACGGCGCGGCGCTGCGTGCGGTCATCGAGGCGGAAAAACCGCACTTCATCGTGCCGGAAATCGAAGCCATTGCCACCGCTACCCTGGTGGAACTGGAGGCCGAAGGTTTCACCGTGATTCCGACCGCCCGCGCCACGTCCTTGACCATGAACCGTGAAGGCATCCGTCGCCTGGCCGCCGAAGAGCTGGACCTGCCGACCTCGCCGTACCACTTCGCCGACACCTTCGAAGACTACAGCAAGGCCGTGCAGGACCTGGGTTTCCCGTGTGTGGTCAAGCCGGTGATGAGTTCGTCGGGCAAGGGCCAGAGCCTGCTGCGCAGCGCGGACGATGTGCAGAAAGCCTGGGACTACGCCCAGGAAGGCGGCCGCGCCGGTAAAGGCCGGGTGATCATCGAAGGCTTTATCGACTTCGACTACGAAATCACTTTGCTGACCGTGCGTCATGTCGGCGGCACCACGTTCTGTGCGCCGGTTGGCCATCGTCAGGAGAAGGGCGACTACCAGGAATCCTGGCAGCCACAGGCCATGAGCCCGGTTGCCCTGGCCGAGTCCGAGCGGGTTGCCAAGGCAGTGACCGAAGCCCTGGGTGGTCGGGGTCTGTTTGGCGTGGAATTGTTCATCAAGGGCGATCAGGTGTGGTTCAGCGAGGTCTCGCCGCGCCCCCATGACACTGGTCTGGTGACGCTGATTTCCCAGGACCTGTCGCAGTTTGCCCTGCACGCCCGGGCTATCCTGGGCCTGCCGATTCCGTTGATCCGCCAGTTCGGGCCTTCGGCTTCGGCGGTGATTCTGGTGGAAGGGCAGTCGACTCAGACGGCGTTTGCCAACCTGGGTGCTGCGTTGAGCGAGCCGGATACGGCATTGCGTCTGTTTGGCAAGCCTGAGGTCAACGGCCAGCGGCGCATGGGCGTGGCGCTGGCGCGGGATGAGTCGATTGAGGCTGCTCGTGCCAAGGCGACCCGGGCTTCTCAGGCTGTGGTTGTAGAACTCTAA